In one Chitinophaga sancti genomic region, the following are encoded:
- a CDS encoding DUF4302 domain-containing protein, giving the protein MRTHILYLLLLACLLGCRKEQTKSIFGETPDQRLAKALADYKSRLTGAEYGWKTAVFPAAGGGYSFYFTFDTAGRVNMYGDVTWDAAHTPQNSTYRLKAMQRPSLLFDTYSYLHLLADPDPNVYGGVTGQGYSVDFEYSIDSVANDTIKLTGITYSTKMILVKATKAEHDAYTTGQFGQQLTDIENNLADFPWQYLQFADGKKLQVSINTVAKNFTLIYLDDAGKVQLISTPYYYTTDGLYLQTPITYGTYTFNEAFWDADNQVFYIKVNGSRMDVQVADNSIIPMHLLLGVSFSSIVVPPQAIPGWSTDFTNMWKSIAASLKTGNYRLTLYYTYFTFDPGQQVLKLDVYIIQNNNLYMAEYPYTYTKTAAGVFDFTAQAYQGNAALIATDLAPLRSHLQNDHFTMDFFAGTLGQLKSVEDQGFYFTGYLE; this is encoded by the coding sequence ATGCGTACACATATATTATATCTATTGCTGCTTGCATGCCTGCTGGGCTGCCGCAAGGAACAAACGAAATCTATCTTTGGCGAAACGCCGGACCAGCGACTGGCAAAGGCATTGGCCGATTATAAATCAAGACTGACCGGTGCTGAATATGGATGGAAAACAGCCGTATTCCCCGCTGCCGGCGGAGGCTATAGTTTCTACTTTACATTCGATACCGCTGGCAGGGTCAATATGTACGGAGATGTAACCTGGGATGCTGCCCACACGCCACAGAACAGCACTTACCGCCTGAAAGCCATGCAGCGCCCCTCCCTATTATTTGATACCTACTCTTACCTGCACCTGCTGGCAGATCCCGATCCGAATGTATACGGCGGCGTGACTGGCCAGGGCTATTCGGTAGACTTCGAATATTCCATTGATAGTGTGGCAAATGATACCATCAAACTAACCGGGATTACTTACAGCACTAAAATGATCCTGGTGAAAGCCACAAAGGCGGAGCATGATGCCTATACCACCGGACAGTTCGGCCAACAGCTGACAGATATTGAAAACAACCTTGCCGATTTCCCCTGGCAGTATTTACAATTTGCAGATGGGAAGAAACTGCAGGTAAGTATCAATACGGTGGCTAAAAACTTTACCCTGATTTACCTGGATGATGCAGGGAAAGTGCAACTCATCTCTACCCCATATTACTATACAACCGATGGCCTGTACCTGCAAACACCCATTACGTATGGTACTTACACCTTCAATGAAGCGTTCTGGGATGCTGATAACCAGGTCTTTTATATAAAGGTGAATGGAAGCCGGATGGATGTGCAGGTAGCAGATAATTCAATCATACCTATGCACTTGTTGCTCGGGGTGAGCTTTTCTTCGATCGTAGTGCCACCACAAGCAATTCCCGGGTGGTCCACTGATTTTACAAATATGTGGAAGTCGATCGCGGCATCGCTGAAGACAGGGAACTACCGACTGACACTTTATTATACTTACTTCACTTTCGATCCGGGGCAGCAGGTGCTGAAACTTGATGTGTACATCATTCAGAATAATAATCTCTACATGGCAGAGTATCCATATACTTATACTAAAACGGCCGCAGGGGTATTCGATTTTACTGCGCAAGCCTACCAGGGGAATGCGGCATTGATTGCCACGGATCTGGCACCTTTAAGGAGCCATTTGCAAAATGATCATTTTACAATGGACTTTTTTGCAGGAACGCTTGGGCAGTTGAAAAGTGTAGAGGATCAGGGATTTTATTTCACCGGATACCTGGAATAG
- the serA gene encoding phosphoglycerate dehydrogenase: protein MDQQKLTSYPKEKINILLLENISDAAAAQFTSAGYANVKRLSGALSEEDLIREVKDVHLLGIRSKTQVTRKVLEAAHKLQAIGCFCIGTNQVDLKSAREFGVAVFNAPYSNTRSVAELVIGLSIMLIRRIPDKNTAAHEGTWMKEAKGSFELRGKSLGIVGYGNIGSQVSVLAESMGMNVLYYDVETKLPLGNAVQIRSLEDLFAQSDIISLHVPSTKTTNNMITAEVLSHAKPGAIFLNYARGEVVDLEALRDALVEKRLSGAAIDVFPVEPEKNGAAFTTPLQKLSNVILTPHIGGSTEEAQHNIGLDVSTKMLNYLEKGASFGSHTIPAMSVPEVDHAHRILHIHQNVPGVLSEINTVLSKNKINILGQYLKTNDAVGYVVLDVDSELSKEAFLLLRDVKNTIKARLLY from the coding sequence ATGGATCAGCAAAAGTTGACTAGTTATCCGAAGGAGAAGATCAATATTTTATTGTTGGAAAACATCAGCGATGCAGCTGCGGCACAGTTTACATCCGCTGGTTATGCCAATGTAAAAAGGTTATCGGGAGCGCTGAGCGAAGAAGATCTGATTCGTGAGGTAAAAGATGTACATCTGCTGGGCATCCGCTCCAAGACGCAGGTAACACGCAAGGTACTGGAGGCTGCTCATAAACTGCAGGCCATCGGTTGTTTTTGTATAGGTACGAACCAGGTAGACCTGAAGAGTGCCCGTGAGTTTGGGGTAGCAGTATTCAATGCGCCGTATTCCAATACCCGGTCTGTGGCAGAGCTGGTAATTGGTTTGTCCATTATGCTCATCCGTCGTATTCCGGACAAAAATACCGCTGCGCATGAAGGCACCTGGATGAAGGAAGCGAAAGGCAGCTTTGAACTGAGAGGCAAAAGCCTGGGTATAGTAGGCTATGGTAATATCGGCAGCCAGGTGAGTGTACTTGCTGAGTCCATGGGTATGAACGTACTGTACTATGATGTGGAAACTAAACTGCCACTGGGTAATGCGGTACAGATCCGCTCCCTGGAAGACCTGTTTGCACAGTCAGATATCATCTCACTGCACGTACCGTCTACCAAAACGACCAATAATATGATTACAGCTGAGGTGCTTAGCCATGCGAAGCCCGGAGCGATCTTCCTCAACTACGCACGTGGTGAGGTGGTAGACCTGGAAGCGCTGCGCGATGCGCTGGTGGAAAAACGCCTGAGTGGTGCTGCGATCGACGTATTCCCCGTAGAACCTGAAAAGAATGGGGCTGCTTTCACAACGCCGCTGCAGAAACTGAGTAACGTTATCCTCACGCCGCACATTGGTGGTAGTACGGAAGAAGCTCAGCATAATATCGGCCTGGACGTGAGCACCAAGATGCTGAACTACCTGGAAAAGGGTGCCAGCTTCGGCTCTCATACTATTCCGGCCATGAGCGTACCGGAGGTAGATCATGCACACCGTATCCTGCATATCCATCAGAACGTGCCGGGGGTATTGTCTGAAATCAATACTGTGCTTTCCAAGAATAAGATCAACATCCTGGGTCAGTACCTGAAGACGAATGATGCGGTGGGTTATGTAGTGCTGGACGTGGATAGCGAGTTATCTAAAGAAGCGTTTTTGTTGCTGCGTGATGTAAAGAATACGATTAAGGCAAGATTACTTTATTAA
- a CDS encoding RagB/SusD family nutrient uptake outer membrane protein — protein sequence MKKHHILFLLLLAGGGCKKYLEQAPDQRTQLNSVEKVAELLGTAYPQADYATFTEAASDNAADKGTGGTVSLEINTNPYYFRDVIDKTEGSPTYYWNNCYKAIAACNQALQAIEKAENPADYSAQKGEALVARAYAHFMLVTLFSKVYDSTTAAQDPGIPYVTDPENVVIKKYERKTVAYVYEQIEKDLTTGLPLIKNTSYKVPKYHFTTSAANAFATRFYLFKKNYQKVLAYAANVFPGGNIKSNLRQWVTVYQNLTAAEALALYTNASEPANLLLVEAPSIWARNLAQYRYGLQTALVYNIYRYTNVTGATWVQPLYYIGDNTDNWEILKFREHFVRSSANADIGVPYTIFPLFSAEEVLFNRAEANIYLGNYDAAKQDLNDYASMRIDGYTTSNQITNTKLADYYGTTNVRTGLIYTLLDFKQAEFMQEGMRWFDILRYHIPVTHSGETLSGNDPRRLFQLPQEVKLSGLEQNPR from the coding sequence ATGAAAAAGCATCATATCTTATTCCTCCTATTATTAGCCGGCGGCGGCTGTAAAAAATACCTGGAGCAGGCACCGGATCAGCGCACACAACTTAACAGTGTGGAGAAAGTGGCAGAACTGCTGGGTACCGCATATCCGCAGGCAGACTATGCTACCTTCACCGAAGCCGCATCTGACAATGCTGCGGACAAGGGTACCGGTGGCACGGTATCGCTGGAGATCAATACCAACCCCTATTATTTCAGGGATGTCATCGACAAGACAGAAGGCTCTCCTACCTACTACTGGAACAATTGCTACAAAGCCATCGCCGCCTGCAACCAGGCATTACAGGCCATTGAAAAAGCAGAGAACCCTGCTGATTACAGCGCTCAAAAAGGAGAAGCACTCGTAGCCAGGGCCTACGCACATTTCATGCTGGTAACCCTCTTCAGTAAAGTGTATGATTCCACTACTGCCGCACAGGATCCGGGTATCCCTTACGTAACCGATCCTGAGAATGTAGTGATCAAAAAATACGAGCGCAAAACGGTAGCTTATGTATACGAGCAGATCGAAAAAGATCTCACTACCGGCCTGCCGCTGATTAAAAATACCAGTTACAAAGTGCCCAAATATCACTTCACCACATCGGCGGCAAATGCTTTTGCCACACGGTTCTACCTGTTCAAAAAGAATTACCAGAAAGTACTCGCTTACGCGGCCAATGTATTTCCCGGCGGGAACATCAAAAGCAACCTGCGTCAATGGGTGACCGTGTACCAGAACCTCACCGCTGCCGAAGCACTGGCCTTGTATACGAATGCCTCAGAGCCGGCTAATCTCCTGCTGGTAGAAGCCCCCTCCATCTGGGCGCGTAACCTGGCGCAATATCGTTACGGCCTGCAAACAGCCCTCGTCTACAACATCTATAGATATACCAATGTAACAGGCGCTACCTGGGTACAACCACTTTACTACATTGGTGATAATACTGACAACTGGGAGATCCTGAAATTCAGGGAACACTTTGTCCGCTCCAGCGCCAATGCAGATATCGGCGTGCCTTACACCATCTTCCCGCTCTTCTCAGCAGAAGAGGTCCTGTTCAACAGGGCTGAAGCGAATATCTATCTTGGTAATTACGATGCGGCTAAGCAGGACCTGAACGACTACGCCAGCATGCGCATAGATGGTTATACCACCAGTAACCAGATCACGAATACAAAACTGGCCGATTACTACGGTACTACCAATGTAAGGACAGGCCTGATCTATACACTGCTTGATTTTAAACAGGCAGAGTTCATGCAGGAAGGCATGCGCTGGTTCGACATCCTGCGCTATCACATTCCGGTGACACACAGTGGCGAAACCCTGAGTGGCAATGACCCGCGCAGACTGTTTCAGTTACCACAGGAGGTAAAGCTCTCCGGTCTTGAACAAAATCCCCGTTAA
- a CDS encoding SusC/RagA family TonB-linked outer membrane protein produces the protein MMNFNPKFAWLCLLLCSICMHPVQAFQQPADIVITGVVRLLDKNGQPVTAPGVSVIEKGTINGTMTNDQGAYKLKVKPGATIMFSMVGYKSVTRAAQALINVTLEPDVSKLGEVVVTGYQTIDRKLFTGAATNVKASDIKRDGIADVSRMLEGQVAGVSVQNVSGTFGAAPKIRIRGATSITGDNKPLWVVDGVVLEDVINVSNEQLSTGNPSTLLGSSVAGLNSDDIESFQILKDAAATALYGARAMNGVVVITTKKGRVGKPVVSYTGNFSTYLKPTYDQFDIMNSANQMSVYTELERKGWLNHSDATRAENGGVYTKMYNLIDTYDETKGQFGLPNTPEARKAFLQRYAGANTDWFKTLFKNSFMQEHSVSISSGTDRSQLYVSTSFLQDGGWTPADKLKRFTGNVRANYEFNDKVSFGFITQGVIRDQRVPGSLNRNSNPVSGQFDRDFDINPYSYALNTSRTLTAYDQQGHLEYFTRNFAPFNILNEMSNNYIDVSQLDLKLQGEFSYKILPNLKYTFLGNIRYVKSSQEHKVKENSNMPMAYRAAGDATIRDRNRFLYKDPDNPDAEAIVVLPYGGIYSTDDDYLVSYYYRNTLEWKQTWNNTHTLNLLGSQELRYANRQNKQFDGYGYQFDKGGVPYIDPNIIKQNVENNFNYYKMSMNYDRYLAYLANAAYSYKGKYNFNASMRYDGSNLLGESRTARWLPTWNVSGSWNLDTEDFMQSLNNINRLTLRATYGLTGSMGNARNSSVVLQNRSTNRPYLSEVESVIYIQSLENSQLTWEKQYETNVGVDLGMFQDRLTLTLDGYIRQGFDLIGPIRTSGIGGEEIKIANYGDMHSKGVEATAAYKVVNDKDWGWRTQLTLGFNKGKITRLENNPIIWDLVVAEGGATQGHPVRGLYSIPFAGLNPKDGSPLFINEDGDKSNNVYLQSDKVQNLHYDGPVDPTLTGGWYNTLHYKAFSVAALVTYSTGNKIRLNPGFKQQYTDLDASSNDFINRWTLPGDESRTDVPSILDKYGESKLDGVYPYNNYNYSSVRVADGSFVRLKQVSLTYGFKPKGFNNLSVSLVANNLWLIYSDKRLNGQDPEFFNAGGVALPIPRQFTLSVKASL, from the coding sequence ATGATGAATTTCAACCCAAAATTCGCATGGCTATGCCTGCTCCTGTGCAGCATATGCATGCATCCTGTGCAAGCATTCCAACAACCCGCTGATATAGTCATTACCGGGGTCGTCAGGTTACTCGACAAGAATGGACAACCTGTTACAGCACCCGGTGTCAGCGTTATAGAAAAAGGCACAATTAATGGTACCATGACCAACGATCAGGGTGCCTACAAACTAAAAGTAAAACCCGGAGCCACCATCATGTTCTCCATGGTTGGTTACAAATCCGTCACCCGCGCCGCCCAGGCACTGATCAATGTAACGCTGGAACCAGATGTCAGCAAACTGGGCGAGGTGGTAGTCACCGGTTACCAGACCATCGACCGCAAACTCTTTACTGGTGCCGCTACCAATGTGAAGGCTTCCGACATTAAGCGCGATGGTATCGCCGATGTAAGCCGTATGCTCGAAGGCCAGGTGGCCGGGGTAAGCGTACAAAACGTATCCGGTACCTTTGGTGCCGCTCCCAAGATCCGTATCCGCGGTGCGACCAGTATCACAGGGGATAATAAACCACTGTGGGTAGTAGATGGTGTGGTGCTCGAAGACGTGATCAACGTAAGCAATGAACAACTTTCTACCGGCAACCCCTCTACCCTGCTGGGTTCCTCTGTAGCAGGGCTGAATTCAGATGACATCGAAAGTTTCCAGATCCTCAAAGATGCCGCCGCTACCGCCCTCTATGGTGCCAGGGCCATGAACGGCGTAGTCGTGATCACCACCAAAAAAGGTCGTGTAGGCAAGCCGGTAGTTTCCTATACAGGTAATTTCTCCACCTACCTGAAACCCACATACGATCAGTTTGACATTATGAACTCTGCAAACCAGATGTCCGTATACACTGAACTGGAACGCAAAGGTTGGCTCAACCACTCCGATGCTACCCGGGCAGAAAACGGCGGCGTCTACACCAAGATGTACAACCTGATCGACACCTACGATGAAACCAAAGGTCAGTTCGGCTTGCCCAATACCCCGGAAGCCCGCAAGGCATTCCTGCAAAGGTATGCCGGTGCCAATACCGACTGGTTCAAAACCCTCTTCAAAAACTCCTTCATGCAGGAGCACTCCGTAAGCATCTCCTCCGGTACAGATCGTTCACAGCTCTATGTGTCTACCAGCTTCCTCCAGGATGGCGGATGGACCCCCGCTGATAAACTGAAGCGCTTTACGGGCAATGTCAGGGCTAACTATGAATTCAACGATAAAGTCTCTTTCGGCTTCATCACCCAGGGCGTGATCCGCGACCAGCGGGTACCAGGGAGCCTGAACCGGAACAGTAATCCCGTGAGCGGACAGTTTGACCGTGACTTCGACATCAATCCCTACAGCTATGCCCTGAACACCAGCCGCACACTCACGGCCTACGATCAGCAGGGTCACCTGGAATACTTTACCCGCAACTTCGCCCCTTTCAATATCCTCAACGAAATGTCGAATAACTACATCGATGTAAGTCAGCTGGATCTGAAACTACAGGGCGAGTTTTCCTATAAGATCCTGCCGAACCTGAAATATACTTTCCTCGGCAATATCCGCTATGTAAAAAGCAGCCAGGAACATAAGGTAAAAGAGAACTCAAACATGCCCATGGCCTACCGCGCCGCCGGTGACGCTACCATCAGGGACCGCAACCGCTTCTTATACAAAGATCCCGATAACCCGGATGCAGAAGCGATCGTAGTACTCCCCTATGGCGGTATCTATTCTACCGACGATGACTACCTCGTGAGCTATTACTACCGGAACACCCTGGAATGGAAACAAACCTGGAACAATACGCATACCCTGAACCTCCTCGGCTCACAGGAATTGCGCTACGCTAACCGGCAGAACAAACAATTCGATGGCTACGGTTACCAGTTCGACAAAGGTGGTGTGCCTTACATCGATCCTAACATCATCAAGCAGAATGTAGAGAACAATTTCAACTACTACAAGATGTCGATGAACTATGACCGCTACCTGGCCTACCTCGCAAATGCCGCTTATTCCTACAAAGGGAAATACAATTTCAACGCAAGTATGCGCTATGACGGTTCCAACCTCCTGGGGGAATCCAGAACCGCCCGCTGGCTGCCCACCTGGAACGTCAGTGGCTCCTGGAACCTGGATACGGAAGACTTCATGCAGTCGCTAAATAATATCAACCGGCTCACCCTGAGAGCTACCTATGGTCTGACAGGTAGTATGGGCAATGCGCGCAACTCAAGTGTCGTCCTGCAAAATAGAAGTACGAACAGGCCTTATCTGTCAGAAGTAGAATCAGTAATTTATATCCAGAGCTTAGAGAACTCACAGCTCACCTGGGAAAAACAATATGAAACAAATGTGGGCGTAGACTTAGGCATGTTCCAGGACAGGCTGACCCTGACCCTGGATGGCTACATCCGCCAGGGATTTGACCTCATCGGCCCTATCCGTACCTCCGGTATTGGTGGTGAAGAAATCAAGATTGCCAACTACGGCGACATGCATTCCAAAGGGGTAGAAGCTACCGCCGCCTATAAGGTCGTGAATGACAAAGACTGGGGCTGGCGTACCCAACTCACCCTGGGCTTCAATAAAGGAAAGATCACCCGCCTGGAAAATAACCCCATCATCTGGGACCTGGTGGTAGCGGAAGGTGGCGCCACACAAGGCCACCCGGTAAGAGGGCTGTACTCCATTCCATTTGCAGGACTGAATCCTAAAGATGGTAGCCCCTTATTCATCAATGAAGACGGAGACAAGAGCAACAATGTATACCTGCAAAGTGATAAGGTGCAAAACCTGCACTACGATGGCCCCGTAGATCCTACCCTTACAGGTGGATGGTATAATACACTTCACTATAAAGCCTTCTCTGTTGCTGCCCTGGTCACTTACAGCACCGGTAACAAGATCCGCCTGAACCCGGGTTTCAAACAACAATACACAGATCTCGATGCCAGTTCCAATGACTTCATCAACAGGTGGACCTTGCCGGGTGATGAATCCCGTACGGATGTACCCAGCATCCTGGACAAATACGGTGAATCCAAACTGGATGGTGTATATCCTTATAATAATTATAACTATTCCTCCGTACGCGTGGCAGATGGCAGTTTTGTACGCCTGAAACAGGTATCGCTGACCTATGGCTTCAAACCAAAAGGGTTCAATAACCTGTCTGTAAGCCTGGTAGCCAATAACCTCTGGCTCATATATTCTGACAAACGACTGAACGGACAGGATCCTGAATTCTTCAACGCAGGTGGGGTGGCATTGCCTATCCCCCGTCAGTTCACCCTTTCTGTAAAGGCCAGTCTGTAA
- a CDS encoding cation diffusion facilitator family transporter, producing MISLVVSFVLTGTKFLAWFMTHSVAILSDALESIINVVAGAFACYSIYLTGKPKDENHPYGHGKVEFFSIGFEGAMIFIAGCLILFKAVQFFFIPTTLESIDKGLWIIGGTAAGNLVLGLYLLREGKKLNSLTIAGNGSHIMTDVYSSGGLIVALFIIHITGWAWGDPVASALMGTLILRQGYRLLRQSISGLMDETDMQVVDKVIAILQEHRRQEWIDVHNMRVQQYGNNYHIDCHLTLPYYLLLVDAHEELKAIEKLVNDSFTSAEVEFFIHLDPCLPSCCHYCRMPDCAVRKHDFTGVIVWRRENVLPNRKHGEE from the coding sequence ATGATATCGCTGGTTGTAAGCTTTGTGCTTACAGGAACTAAGTTCCTTGCGTGGTTCATGACACACTCAGTGGCGATATTATCTGACGCCCTCGAATCTATTATTAACGTGGTAGCTGGTGCCTTTGCCTGCTACAGTATTTACCTGACCGGCAAGCCCAAAGACGAGAACCACCCTTATGGGCATGGGAAAGTGGAATTCTTTTCCATCGGTTTTGAGGGAGCCATGATTTTCATTGCCGGTTGCCTGATCCTCTTTAAGGCAGTTCAGTTTTTCTTTATTCCTACTACACTGGAGAGTATTGACAAGGGTCTCTGGATCATTGGCGGTACTGCGGCTGGCAACCTGGTGCTGGGGCTTTATCTTTTGCGGGAGGGGAAGAAACTGAATTCGCTGACGATAGCCGGGAATGGATCTCATATCATGACGGATGTGTATAGTAGCGGCGGGTTGATTGTGGCGCTGTTTATCATCCATATTACGGGATGGGCCTGGGGAGATCCAGTGGCGTCTGCGCTGATGGGAACGCTTATCCTGAGACAGGGGTATCGTTTGTTACGGCAATCCATTTCCGGGTTGATGGATGAAACGGATATGCAGGTGGTGGATAAGGTGATTGCTATTTTACAGGAACACAGGAGGCAGGAATGGATTGATGTGCATAATATGCGGGTGCAGCAGTATGGGAATAATTATCATATAGATTGTCATCTGACCCTGCCGTATTATCTATTACTGGTCGATGCTCATGAGGAATTGAAGGCGATAGAGAAGCTGGTGAATGATTCGTTTACCTCGGCGGAGGTGGAGTTTTTTATACACTTAGATCCTTGTTTGCCGTCTTGTTGTCATTATTGCCGGATGCCGGATTGTGCGGTGAGGAAGCATGATTTTACAGGGGTGATTGTGTGGAGGAGGGAGAATGTGTTGCCGAACAGGAAGCATGGGGAGGAATAA
- a CDS encoding serine hydrolase domain-containing protein, with translation MKAAFIALTISGFTLYAVTACQSNAAYNKDRKSRTKDTTQIEITDEAKAAVLNSPRTKAQQAELEAFYNTGLLRAGFNGSMIVAKKGVIIFEKYHGLENFRTRNSLIGDNSSFQLASVSKTFTGMGTLYLAEKQQLSLEDTLQKFFPTFPYKGITVRMLLSHRSGLPNYLYFCDSIWPAKDKYMTNEDVIRLMEKHKPKIQHMPGTHFQYCNTNFMLLASIIEKVSGQKYADFLQKTFFEPLGMNNTFVYDPSTPARAHQTVSHKYNGQLEPDTNFDGVVGDKGIYSTAQDMLKWDQGLYSGKLFSPEWLKQAYTPYSHEKPGIRNYGLGWRLMVYPDSSEIVYHNGWWHGNNTVFYRIVKDTSTIIILGNKYNRNIYHAVKPVAAILGAGDGETEGEE, from the coding sequence ATGAAAGCAGCTTTTATTGCACTAACTATCTCCGGGTTTACCTTATACGCTGTTACCGCTTGTCAAAGTAATGCGGCGTATAATAAGGATAGAAAATCGAGAACAAAGGATACTACGCAGATTGAGATTACTGATGAGGCGAAAGCTGCTGTACTCAATTCCCCCCGCACCAAAGCGCAGCAAGCGGAATTAGAAGCATTTTATAATACAGGTTTATTACGCGCCGGTTTCAATGGCTCCATGATTGTGGCCAAAAAAGGGGTCATCATCTTCGAAAAATACCATGGGCTGGAGAATTTCAGGACCAGGAACTCCCTCATCGGGGATAACTCCTCCTTCCAGCTGGCTTCGGTTTCCAAGACATTTACCGGGATGGGCACCCTCTACCTGGCCGAAAAGCAGCAACTGAGCCTGGAAGATACCCTCCAGAAGTTCTTCCCCACTTTTCCTTACAAGGGAATTACTGTCCGAATGCTGCTCTCCCACCGGAGCGGCCTGCCGAACTACCTGTACTTTTGCGACAGCATCTGGCCGGCCAAAGATAAATACATGACCAATGAGGATGTGATCCGGCTGATGGAAAAGCATAAACCAAAGATCCAGCACATGCCAGGCACACATTTCCAGTATTGTAATACCAATTTCATGTTGCTGGCCTCTATCATCGAAAAGGTGTCAGGACAGAAATATGCAGATTTCCTGCAAAAGACCTTCTTCGAACCACTGGGGATGAACAATACCTTTGTATATGATCCATCTACACCGGCAAGGGCGCACCAGACAGTCAGCCATAAATACAATGGGCAGTTAGAACCGGATACGAATTTCGACGGTGTGGTAGGTGATAAAGGAATTTATAGTACCGCGCAGGATATGCTGAAATGGGACCAGGGATTGTATAGCGGTAAACTGTTCTCTCCCGAATGGCTGAAACAAGCCTATACCCCTTATAGTCATGAGAAACCAGGGATCAGGAATTATGGACTGGGATGGAGATTGATGGTGTACCCGGATAGTAGCGAGATCGTTTATCACAATGGCTGGTGGCACGGGAACAACACGGTGTTTTACCGGATAGTAAAAGATACCTCTACCATCATCATTTTGGGTAACAAGTACAATAGAAATATCTACCACGCAGTGAAACCGGTAGCGGCCATCTTAGGTGCCGGTGACGGTGAAACTGAAGGTGAAGAATAA
- a CDS encoding zinc-binding metallopeptidase, giving the protein MKYLPILLIMLLMACSRKETLDTDLPGLGGETWHKGPLDFWLDTNFVNPYNLEVKYRFDRYELSLNKDLVPIAESQVKPVMTTIAQTWVQPYINEAGATFFKKYCQKQFVLVGSPQYNTNNTITLGTAEGGRKVVLFDLNAFSLNNKAGVREMLHTIHHEFAHILHQTIMYPVEFKTISTGYTGSWNDYSLGEALARGFVTQYARSAPDEDFVEMVSTMLVEGKDGFDAIVGSAPDAGAAKLRQKEEVVVRYFKENWQIDFYSLQTRVQTAIDNL; this is encoded by the coding sequence ATGAAATACTTACCGATATTATTGATCATGTTGCTGATGGCTTGTTCCAGGAAAGAAACCCTGGATACAGACCTGCCCGGCCTGGGTGGCGAAACCTGGCATAAAGGCCCCCTTGATTTCTGGCTGGATACCAATTTCGTGAACCCATATAATTTAGAGGTGAAATACCGCTTTGATCGCTACGAACTGTCACTGAATAAAGACCTGGTGCCTATAGCTGAATCACAGGTAAAACCAGTGATGACCACCATCGCGCAGACATGGGTACAACCCTACATCAACGAAGCCGGCGCTACCTTCTTTAAGAAGTATTGCCAGAAACAGTTTGTGCTGGTAGGCAGCCCGCAATACAATACCAATAACACCATCACACTGGGTACTGCAGAAGGCGGCCGCAAAGTAGTGCTCTTTGACCTGAACGCATTCAGCCTGAATAACAAAGCCGGCGTGCGCGAAATGCTGCATACCATTCACCACGAGTTTGCACACATCCTGCATCAGACCATCATGTACCCCGTAGAATTCAAAACAATATCAACCGGGTATACCGGCAGCTGGAATGATTATTCCCTGGGGGAAGCACTGGCCAGGGGCTTTGTGACCCAGTATGCGCGTAGTGCACCGGATGAGGACTTTGTGGAAATGGTATCGACCATGCTCGTAGAAGGGAAAGATGGTTTCGATGCCATTGTAGGCAGCGCACCGGATGCCGGGGCCGCCAAATTGCGACAGAAAGAGGAAGTCGTAGTACGCTACTTCAAAGAGAACTGGCAGATAGACTTCTATAGTTTGCAGACACGGGTACAAACCGCTATTGATAACCTTTAA